The following proteins are co-located in the Siansivirga zeaxanthinifaciens CC-SAMT-1 genome:
- a CDS encoding acyl-CoA thioesterase translates to MFKTIEESQVTITQLMLPSHSNFSGKIHGGYILSLMDQIAFACASRHSRNYCVTASVNKVDFLNPIEVGELVTLKASVNYTGRTSMVIGVRIESENIQTGEKKHCNSSYFTMVAKDENGANVQVPGIILDSKDKVRRFARSIARQEQAKNRTTAFRTSEFKMELYLDSLQGQNAKLEV, encoded by the coding sequence ATGTTTAAAACTATTGAAGAATCGCAAGTAACAATAACCCAATTAATGCTGCCAAGCCACTCAAATTTTAGTGGCAAAATTCATGGTGGTTATATTTTAAGTTTAATGGACCAAATTGCATTTGCATGTGCTTCCAGACACTCCCGAAATTATTGCGTGACAGCATCGGTTAATAAGGTTGATTTTTTAAATCCTATTGAAGTAGGCGAACTAGTAACCTTAAAAGCTTCTGTTAATTATACAGGCAGAACATCGATGGTTATTGGCGTAAGAATTGAATCTGAAAACATTCAAACGGGTGAGAAAAAGCATTGTAATTCGTCATATTTCACTATGGTTGCAAAAGACGAAAATGGCGCCAACGTACAAGTACCTGGAATTATTTTAGATTCTAAAGATAAAGTTCGACGATTTGCAAGAAGCATTGCAAGACAAGAACAAGCTAAAAACCGAACCACTGCCTTTAGAACTTCAGAATTTAAAATGGAATTATACTTAGATTCCTTACAAGGACAAAATGCTAAGTTAGAAGTTTAA
- a CDS encoding DUF3307 domain-containing protein yields the protein MILIKLLLAHIIGDFLLQPKAWVKEKQKRKLKSNKLYLHVLIHVVLTSVLLWDTALWPIVLTIGVTHLVIDAAKLLFQKKKTKRLLFFIDQLLHVTIIYLCYYLFSQNTIDFSNYINEKSLLLITCFLFLTIPTTIIMKTIFLKWDISKLTKNNESLADAGKYIGILERVLVFVFIITNHWEAVGFLITAKSVFRFGDLKESKHRQLTEYILIGTLISFGIAITTGLIYNLTVL from the coding sequence ATGATTTTAATAAAACTTTTACTGGCACATATCATAGGCGACTTTTTACTTCAACCTAAGGCGTGGGTAAAAGAAAAACAAAAGAGAAAGCTAAAATCGAATAAACTTTACTTACATGTTTTAATTCATGTTGTTTTAACAAGTGTGTTACTTTGGGATACCGCTTTATGGCCAATAGTGCTAACAATTGGTGTTACACATCTGGTTATAGATGCTGCTAAACTTTTATTTCAAAAGAAAAAAACAAAACGTTTATTATTCTTTATAGACCAGTTGTTACATGTAACAATTATCTATTTATGTTATTATTTGTTCTCACAAAATACGATTGATTTTAGTAATTATATCAATGAAAAGAGCTTGTTACTAATAACTTGTTTTTTGTTCTTAACAATTCCTACCACAATAATTATGAAAACCATTTTTTTAAAGTGGGATATTTCAAAACTTACTAAAAATAATGAATCACTAGCGGATGCAGGAAAATATATTGGTATTTTAGAGCGTGTATTAGTCTTTGTTTTTATAATAACCAACCACTGGGAAGCTGTTGGTTTTTTAATTACAGCCAAATCTGTTTTTCGATTTGGCGATTTAAAAGAATCGAAACACAGACAACTTACAGAATACATTTTAATTGGCACACTTATAAGTTTTGGTATTGCCATAACCACAGGTCTTATTTATAATTTAACTGTTTTATAA